The following coding sequences lie in one Spinacia oleracea cultivar Varoflay chromosome 1, BTI_SOV_V1, whole genome shotgun sequence genomic window:
- the LOC110791580 gene encoding uncharacterized protein, protein MATKAQNASRKRIQLAQDSITEQDMGDRTCIRDLAEMLHIRATTVWRMIKRGDVRPHAYPLHPGLQDPNMLQRVKWVLDLLIGDSPQEKREYKTMFDFVHIDEKWFYLSKKQQRVYLRKNERGKYRLGKSSKFIPNVMFTAAVARPRFNDKDECTFDGKLGIFPFTYQEATKRTSKNRGNGTLITKVVELVRQKETRDMLITPIVPAIMEKWPHSEGHKTRFIQQDNARTHITHSDPQWQQVHQQGDFTFILVQQPPNNPDLNILDLGSFRSIQSLMHKKMPKDVDAMMDAVNQACYELEARTLGNVWLSYQYVMSEILKAKGSNDYDLPHVNKARLLSH, encoded by the coding sequence ATGGCAACAAAGGCACAAAATGCAAGCAGGAAAAGAATACAATTAGCACAAGACAGCATCACAGAACAAGACATGGGGGACAGAACATGCATAAGGGATTTGGCTGAAATGTTACATATTAGAGCAACAACCGTTTGGAGAATGATCAAACGAGGCGATGTTAGACCACACGCATACCCTCTACATCCCGGTTTGCAAGACCCAAATATGCTACAAAGGGTTAAATGGGTTCTAGATCTACTTATTGGGGACAGTCCACAAGAGAAACGGGAATACAAAACTATGTTTGACTTTGTGCACATCGATGAGAAGTGGTTCTACTTGTCCAAAAAACAACAAAGGGTGTACTTAAGGAAGAATGAAAGAGGCAAATACAGATTAGGAAAGTCAAGCAAGTTTATACCAAATGTGATGTTCACAGCAGCAGTGGCAAGACCCAGGTTCAATGACAAAGATGAATGCACATTTGATGGGAAATTGGGCATATTTCCATTCACATATCAAGAGGCAACAAAGAGGACCTCAAAAAACAGAGGCAATGGGACACTGATAACTAAAGTTGTTGAATTAGTCAGACAAAAGGAGACAAGGGACATGCTCATCACTCCAATTGTACCAGCAATCATGGAGAAATGGCCACACAGTGAAGGTCACAAAACAAGATTCATACAACAGGATAATGCAAGAACGCACATAACTCATTCTGATCCACAATGGCAACAAGTGCATCAACAAGGAGACTTCACATTCATTCTTGTTCAACAACCACCAAATAATCCAGACTTAAATATACTAGACTTGGGTTCTTTTAGGAGTATTCAATCTCTAATGCACAAGAAAATGCCAAAGGATGTTGATGCTATGATGGATGCAGTGAACCAAGCATGCTATGAATTGGAAGCAAGAACACTTGGGAATGTTTGGTTATCATACCAATATGTAATGAGTGAGATTCTAAAGGCAAAGGGTTCCAATGATTATGatttaccacatgtgaacaaGGCAAGACTTCTAAGTCATTGA